From the Streptomyces pluripotens genome, one window contains:
- the tilS gene encoding tRNA lysidine(34) synthetase TilS, whose translation MGPHPAVAAIRLAVRRVLHDVLNHHQTSGARPHERISGARPGRHTSGGRPGQTAERLPSPLVSPLVLVACSGGADSMALASALAFEAPKLGVRAGGVTVDHGLQPGSDLRADEVVLRLRELGLDPVESVAVTVGRGGGPEAAARDARYAALDAVAERHGAAAILLGHTRDDQAETVLLGLARGSGIRSLSGMAAVSGAGGRYRRPFLQLDRQTARKACLVQSLSVWDDPHNIDPAYTRSRLRQEGLPALEKALGKGVVEALARTAQLSRDDADALDAWAGQAEASVRDAAGLLECAKLYALPPAVRRRVLRRAAIEAGAPAGSLFARHIEEVDRLITGWRGQGAINLPGKVVAQRQGGRLVIRQG comes from the coding sequence ATGGGTCCCCATCCTGCGGTCGCGGCGATACGCCTGGCGGTCCGCCGCGTCCTCCACGACGTCCTGAACCACCACCAGACCTCCGGTGCACGCCCGCACGAGCGGATCTCCGGCGCACGCCCGGGGCGGCACACATCCGGGGGGCGCCCGGGCCAGACAGCCGAGCGGCTCCCCTCCCCGCTCGTGTCCCCGCTCGTGCTCGTTGCGTGCTCGGGCGGTGCCGACTCCATGGCGCTGGCCTCCGCCCTCGCCTTCGAGGCCCCCAAGCTCGGCGTCCGGGCCGGCGGCGTCACCGTCGACCACGGCCTTCAGCCCGGTTCCGACCTCCGCGCGGACGAGGTCGTCCTGCGACTGCGTGAACTCGGACTCGATCCGGTGGAGTCCGTCGCGGTGACCGTCGGGCGCGGTGGCGGCCCTGAGGCCGCGGCCCGCGACGCCCGCTACGCCGCTCTCGACGCCGTGGCCGAACGTCACGGCGCCGCCGCGATCCTGCTCGGCCACACCCGCGACGACCAGGCCGAAACCGTCCTGCTGGGCCTCGCACGCGGCTCCGGTATCCGCTCCCTGTCCGGAATGGCCGCGGTCTCGGGGGCCGGCGGCCGATACCGGCGCCCCTTCCTGCAGCTCGATCGGCAGACCGCACGCAAGGCCTGCCTGGTCCAGTCCCTGTCCGTCTGGGACGACCCGCACAACATCGATCCCGCCTACACCCGCTCCCGGCTCCGGCAAGAAGGCCTGCCCGCCCTGGAGAAGGCCCTTGGCAAGGGCGTCGTCGAGGCCCTCGCCCGCACGGCCCAGCTCTCCCGCGACGACGCCGACGCCCTCGACGCCTGGGCCGGCCAGGCCGAGGCCTCGGTACGCGACGCCGCGGGCCTGTTGGAGTGCGCCAAGCTCTACGCCCTGCCGCCCGCCGTACGCCGCCGGGTCCTGCGCCGGGCCGCCATCGAGGCCGGTGCCCCGGCCGGTTCACTGTTCGCCCGGCACATCGAGGAAGTCGACCGTCTGATCACCGGCTGGCGCGGTCAGGGAGCCATCAACCTCCCGGGCAAAGTCGTCGCCCAGCGACAGGGTGGCAGACTGGTGATTCGGCAAGGCTGA
- a CDS encoding zinc-dependent metalloprotease, with protein MTSFGGTASPGMVDWNLAVATATRLVRPGPDVTRDEARTVVAELRRHAKASEEHVRGFTRMGTEETHDTPVLVVDRPGWVRANVAGFREILRPLLEKMQARRGDNPGSAVLGAVGGKVTGVELGMLLSFLSSRVLGQYETFAPATRDLPAGENGGGRLLLVAPNVVHVERELDVDPHDFRLWVCLHEETHRTQFTAVPWLRDHLEGEIQSFLAETDVDPMTFLERVREAAQSLAGGRPEGEEEDGGRSFVELVQTPVQREILGRLTAVMSLLEGHADYVMDGVGPSVVPTVSEIREKFQQRRAKGASRLDLALRKLLGLDAKLKQYRDGERFVRAVVDEVGVDGFNRVWTSPNTLPTKVEIAKPADWVARVHRKADS; from the coding sequence ATGACGAGCTTCGGTGGCACCGCATCTCCCGGGATGGTCGACTGGAACCTCGCGGTGGCAACCGCGACACGGCTCGTACGACCGGGCCCCGACGTCACCCGTGATGAGGCCAGAACCGTCGTCGCGGAGTTGCGGCGGCACGCGAAGGCCTCGGAGGAGCACGTCCGGGGCTTCACTCGCATGGGCACCGAGGAGACCCACGACACCCCCGTCCTCGTGGTCGACCGCCCCGGCTGGGTGCGTGCCAACGTCGCTGGGTTCCGGGAGATCCTCAGGCCCCTGCTGGAGAAGATGCAGGCGCGACGCGGCGACAACCCGGGCAGCGCCGTCCTCGGTGCCGTGGGCGGCAAGGTCACCGGCGTCGAACTCGGCATGCTGCTGTCGTTCCTGTCCTCCCGCGTCCTCGGCCAGTACGAGACCTTCGCCCCGGCCACCCGCGACCTCCCCGCCGGCGAGAACGGCGGCGGCCGGCTGCTGCTCGTCGCGCCGAACGTCGTGCACGTCGAGCGCGAGCTCGACGTGGACCCGCACGACTTCCGCCTGTGGGTGTGTCTGCACGAGGAGACCCACCGCACCCAGTTCACGGCCGTGCCCTGGCTGCGCGACCACCTGGAGGGTGAAATCCAGTCGTTTCTGGCGGAGACCGACGTGGACCCGATGACCTTCCTGGAGCGTGTCCGGGAAGCCGCCCAGTCCCTCGCCGGCGGTCGCCCCGAGGGCGAGGAGGAGGACGGTGGACGCTCCTTCGTGGAGCTGGTGCAGACCCCCGTCCAGCGCGAGATCCTCGGCCGCCTCACCGCGGTGATGTCCCTGCTGGAGGGCCACGCCGACTACGTCATGGACGGAGTGGGCCCGAGCGTCGTACCGACCGTCTCCGAGATCCGCGAGAAGTTCCAGCAGCGCCGTGCCAAGGGCGCCTCCCGCCTCGACCTCGCCCTGCGGAAGCTGCTCGGTCTGGACGCCAAACTGAAGCAGTACCGGGACGGCGAACGCTTCGTCCGGGCCGTCGTCGACGAGGTCGGCGTCGACGGCTTCAACCGAGTGTGGACCTCCCCCAATACCCTGCCCACCAAGGTGGAGATCGCCAAACCGGCGGACTGGGTCGCGCGGGTGCACCGCAAGGCCGACTCGTGA
- the dacB gene encoding D-alanyl-D-alanine carboxypeptidase/D-alanyl-D-alanine endopeptidase has product MVVPELRPWRAARPQVVRLANAVRPRLARAATAAKPQVARLRRGLRPRPLHLPRSRTVRTWQYTAGAATVGLALAVGVVTVAGPWDADGQRTAERDRAAALEQPGGADHGSSAVQAGAPRPAPSAAPVLVGLGGASDVVGTRKAAPGGKPFSDVLGPLLDVSALGGSHAAVVVDVSTGKRLYGADPDEPLTPASTTKLATAVAALSALGADHRFTTRAALEPDTGELVLVGGGDPTLTARQDAGDWASLRTLATRTAEVLHKRGIDQVTLSYDTTLFSGPALHPIGVNENLARVSALTADEGRTDDSTSGPATRVTDPAASAAGKFAAFLQGAGIKTTSPGPSKATTRAEILATVSSPPLSALIERMLTHSDNDIAEALARQTALASGEPASFSGGAKAIATQLRKLGMPMSGASFHDGSGLNRADKVTADLLTALLAKAGDPHRPGLRPVLTGLPVAGFTGTLAHRYTDGAAGVVRAKTGTLTGVNTLAGTVVDSDGRLLAFAFLASDTTNPFEAQSALDRTATALAGCGCR; this is encoded by the coding sequence GTGGTAGTGCCAGAGCTGAGGCCTTGGCGAGCCGCGAGACCGCAGGTGGTGCGGCTCGCGAACGCCGTACGACCGCGGCTGGCGCGGGCGGCGACGGCCGCGAAGCCGCAGGTTGCACGACTGAGGAGGGGCCTGCGCCCCCGGCCTTTGCACCTCCCCCGTTCGCGGACCGTCCGGACCTGGCAGTACACCGCGGGCGCCGCAACCGTCGGCCTGGCACTGGCCGTCGGCGTGGTGACCGTGGCCGGTCCCTGGGACGCCGACGGTCAGCGTACGGCCGAGCGGGACCGGGCCGCTGCCCTGGAGCAGCCAGGTGGCGCAGATCACGGCAGTTCCGCCGTTCAGGCGGGGGCGCCGCGACCCGCGCCGAGCGCCGCGCCCGTCCTGGTGGGTCTGGGCGGCGCCTCGGACGTTGTCGGCACCAGGAAGGCCGCACCGGGCGGAAAGCCCTTCTCGGACGTCCTGGGGCCCCTCCTGGACGTCTCCGCGCTGGGGGGCAGCCATGCCGCGGTGGTCGTGGACGTGAGCACCGGCAAGCGCCTGTACGGCGCCGATCCCGACGAGCCCCTCACCCCGGCCTCCACCACCAAACTCGCCACCGCCGTCGCCGCCCTGTCCGCGCTCGGCGCCGACCACCGCTTCACCACCCGCGCCGCGCTCGAACCCGACACCGGGGAACTCGTCCTGGTCGGCGGCGGCGACCCCACGCTCACCGCCCGCCAGGATGCGGGCGACTGGGCGAGCCTGCGCACCCTCGCCACGCGAACCGCGGAGGTCCTCCACAAGCGCGGCATCGACCAGGTGACGCTCTCCTACGACACGACCCTCTTCTCCGGCCCCGCGCTGCACCCCATCGGCGTCAACGAAAACCTCGCTCGGGTGAGCGCCCTGACCGCCGACGAGGGGCGCACCGACGATTCCACCAGCGGCCCGGCCACCCGCGTGACGGACCCGGCCGCGTCCGCGGCCGGCAAGTTCGCGGCCTTCCTCCAGGGCGCCGGCATCAAGACCACTTCCCCCGGCCCCTCCAAGGCCACCACCCGCGCCGAGATCCTTGCCACCGTCTCCTCGCCCCCGCTGTCCGCCCTGATCGAGCGCATGCTGACGCACAGCGACAACGACATCGCGGAGGCCCTGGCCCGCCAGACGGCACTGGCGAGCGGCGAACCCGCGAGCTTCAGCGGTGGTGCCAAGGCGATCGCCACCCAGCTCAGGAAACTCGGCATGCCGATGTCCGGCGCCTCTTTCCACGACGGCAGCGGCCTCAACCGCGCCGACAAGGTGACGGCGGACCTCCTCACCGCCCTTCTGGCCAAGGCCGGCGACCCACACCGCCCCGGCCTCCGCCCCGTCCTCACCGGCCTGCCGGTGGCGGGCTTCACCGGCACTCTGGCCCACCGCTACACCGACGGCGCGGCCGGTGTCGTGCGGGCCAAGACGGGGACCCTGACCGGCGTGAACACCCTGGCGGGCACAGTGGTCGACAGCGACGGCCGGCTGCTCGCTTTCGCGTTCCTGGCCTCGGACACCACCAACCCCTTCGAGGCCCAGTCGGCTCTGGACCGGACCGCTACGGCGCTGGCGGGCTGCGGCTGCCGGTAG
- a CDS encoding inorganic diphosphatase, whose amino-acid sequence MEFDVTIEIPKGSRNKYEVDHETGRIRLDRRLFTSTAYPTDYGFVENTLGEDGDPLDALVILDEPTFPGCLIRCRAIGMFRMTDEAGGDDKLLCVPATDPRVEHLRDIHHVSEFDRLEIQHFFEVYKDLEPGKSVEGADWVGRSDAEAEIERSYKRFKDQGGH is encoded by the coding sequence GTGGAGTTCGACGTCACGATCGAGATTCCGAAGGGTTCGCGGAACAAGTACGAGGTGGACCACGAGACCGGTCGGATCCGCCTGGACCGTCGTCTCTTCACCTCGACCGCCTACCCGACTGACTACGGCTTCGTCGAGAACACCCTCGGCGAGGACGGTGACCCGCTGGACGCGCTGGTCATCCTGGACGAACCGACCTTCCCGGGCTGCCTCATCCGCTGCCGTGCGATCGGCATGTTCCGCATGACGGACGAAGCCGGCGGCGACGACAAGCTGCTGTGCGTTCCGGCCACCGACCCGCGCGTCGAGCACCTGCGTGACATCCACCACGTGTCGGAGTTCGACCGCCTGGAGATCCAGCACTTCTTCGAGGTGTACAAGGACCTGGAGCCCGGCAAGTCCGTCGAGGGCGCCGACTGGGTCGGCCGCTCCGACGCGGAGGCCGAGATCGAGCGATCCTACAAGCGCTTCAAGGACCAGGGCGGCCACTGA